Proteins encoded by one window of Cucurbita pepo subsp. pepo cultivar mu-cu-16 chromosome LG14, ASM280686v2, whole genome shotgun sequence:
- the LOC111810555 gene encoding uncharacterized protein LOC111810555: protein MHRKSRGGSDEFFDFGDPFAGFGSFPGQGSLISGFFGGRDPFDDPFFRSPFGSMFDSSFSGGPGMPFASMHPSGFLDHQAPEPKRPRGPIIEEINSDDEKEAGNGSKNPKNSSKEPLVEDPDDEENGKRQLQRMDHHSGSNHRHIRPPTNSFTFQSSSVTYGSSNGTYYTSSRTRRAGSDGVVFEESKEADTASRQATHKVSRGLHNKGHSVTRKLNPDGKVDTMQTLHNLNGDELDGFENAWARNAGSLPGWPGSTNGFDSIAGGIRQNSQTSRGGLALPSTQHHPQVTGRTAVEGWSNPGSSRAQQVNRSRKDARYRSA, encoded by the exons ATGCATAGAAAGAGCAGAGGGGGCAGTGATGaattttttgattttggtgACCCCTTTGCTGGGTTTGGAAGCTTTCCAGGTCAAGGAAGCTTAATTTCTGGTTTCTTTGGCGGAAGGGATCCATTTGATGATCCTTTCTTCAGAAGTCCATTTGGAAGCATGTTTGATTCGAGCTTCTCTGGTGGTCCTGGAATGCCTTTTGCAAGCATGCATCCATCTGGATTCCTTGATCATCAGGCCCCCGAGCCTAAAAGGCCGAGAGGCCCGATTATTGAGGAAATAAATTCAGATGATGAAAAAGAAGCAGGAAACGGGAGTAAAAATCCAAAGAATTCATCCAAAGAGCCTCTTGTTGAAGACCCTGATGATGAAG AGAATGGGAAAAGACAGTTGCAGCGCATGGATCATCACAGTGGATCAAATCACAGACATATCCGACCTCCAACTAATAGCTTCACATTTCAGAGCTCCTCTGTAACTTATGGAAGCTCGAATGGGACATATTATACTtcatcaagaacaagaagggCAGGAAGTGATGGT GTGGTTTTTGAAGAAAGCAAGGAAGCTGATACGGCAAGCAGACAGGCAACCCATAAAGTTTCAAGAGGACTCCATAATAAG GGTCATTCAGTTACAAGGAAACTGAACCCTGATGGTAAGGTGGATACCATGCAAACTTTGCATAATCTTAATGGAG ATGAGCTAGACGGTTTCGAAAATGCTTGGGCAAGGAATGCAGGAAGTTTGCCTGGGTGGCCTGGGAGTACAAACGGCTTTGATAGTATTG CTGGTGGCATTCGCCAAAACAGTCAAACAAGCAGAGGTGGGTTGGCACTTCCCTCCACTCAGCATCATCCTCAAGTGACTGGAAGGACAGCCGTGGAAGGCTGGAGTAACCCGGGTTCCTCGCGCGCACAGCAAGTGAACAGGAGTAGGAAAGACGCAAGGTACAGGAGTGCCTAA
- the LOC111809921 gene encoding IRK-interacting protein-like yields MKNITPSSSPSPPLHHYQSSPFFSIVPNSERTEEEDEFNRATPSSCTDAGAKHHPTPLHLHSHGGDEILPKRSTKKRLESVASIGGGGSVSCSKCRPHAREKFSVVPVDYNGVAKQFFSMASPNGILKSIVSSLTGKSPKSMKEGGDWAVREEQWKIAFGEVSHKLIEATRKRDEAILEASRLKYSMAELEKKLNKLEIYCHSLKSELYKCVSNPRNPNLEVPTNSDSISDKIIENFLSSVSESRSSVRQLSRSLAMQLHHIGGKIYERIQFLLRSHEIKISLSKNSKTSLIFHLEAILNRAFFEDFESIGFQKNSPNQILNPSDRTESNIASFNRLHRLSWEEVLGKGTRHFSEDFSRFCDRKMSDIIAMLEWNRAWPEPLLQAFFMAAKSVWLVHLLANAVHPSLPIFRVDSGVRFDGVYMEDIAGEKARELAPATVRIMVAPGFYAFDGLIKCKVMCRYHTNLNN; encoded by the exons atgaaaaatatcactccttcttcttctccgtcTCCGCCTCTCCACCATTACCAATCGTCTCCCTTCTTCTCT ATCGTTCCAAACAGTGAGAGAACAGAGGAGGAAGATGAGTTCAACAGAGCAACCCCAAGTAGTTGTACGGACGCCGGAGCAAAGCACCACCCGACGCCGCTCCACCTACATTCTCACGGCGGAGATGAGATTCTTCCCAAACGCTCCACCAAGAAACGCTTGGAGTCAGTGGCTTCCATCGGCGGCGGTGGATCGGTGTCCTGCAGCAAGTGCAGGCCACATGCTCGAGAAAAGTTCTCTGTGGTTCCGGTGGATTACAATGGCGTTGCTAAGCAGTTTTTCTCAATGGCGAGTCCTAATGGAATATTGAAATCTATTGTGTCGTCGTTGACAGGAAAAAGCCCTAAATCGATGAAGGAAGGAGGGGATTGGGCGGTGAGAGAAGAGCAGTGGAAAATCGCTTTCGGCGAAGTTTCGCATAAACTGATTGAAGCGACGAGGAAAAGAGATGAAGCGATTCTTGAAGCTTCGAGGCTGAAATATTCCATGGCggaattggagaagaaacTCAATAAACTCGAAATCTATTGCCATAGTTTGAAGTCCGAGCTCTATAAATGCGTTTCAAATCCGCGAAACCCTAACCTAGAAGTTCCAACGAACAGCGATTCGATTTCAGACAAAATCATCGAGAATTTCTTATCATCCGTTTCCGAATCGCGATCGTCCGTGAGGCAGTTAAGCCGATCACTAGCGATGCAACTCCATCACATCGGAGGCAAAATCTACGAGAGGATTCAATTCCTCCTCCGATCTCACGaaatcaaaatctctctctcgaaAAACAGTAAAACCTCACTAATCTTCCATCTCGAAGCGATTCTAAACAGAGCATTCTTCGAGGATTTCGAATCGATAGGGTTTCAGAAGAACTCACCGAATCAGATCCTGAATCCTTCGGATCGGACGGAATCGAACATCGCGTCGTTCAATCGCCTCCACCGGCTGAGTTGGGAGGAAGTTTTAGGCAAAGGAACGAGGCATTTCAGCGAGGATTTCAGCAGATTCTGCGACCGGAAGATGAGCGACATTATTGCGATGCTTGAGTGGAACAGAGCATGGCCGGAGCCGCTACTGCAGGCGTTCTTCATGGCAGCGAAGAGCGTTTGGCTCGTTCATCTTCTCGCCAACGCCGTTCATCCGAGCTTGCCAATATTCAGAGTGGATTCCGGCGTGAGATTCGACGGCGTTTACATGGAGGACATTGCAGGTGAGAAAGCCAGAGAACTGGCTCCGGCGACGGTGAGAATAATGGTGGCGCCGGGATTTTATGCGTTTGATGGGTTGATCAAGTGTAAGGTTATGTGTAGGTACCACACtaatcttaataattaa
- the LOC111809920 gene encoding uncharacterized protein LOC111809920, with amino-acid sequence MADSDDATARAVHRRYEGLLMVRTKALKGKGAWYWSHLEPLLLKNSDTGFPKAVKLRCSLCDAVFSASNPSRTASEHLKRGTCPNFNSLSKTPFIPSPVSTSPVSCKRPADDTCGGGGGGGDSFYDISPLTVVDPSGVYGGSFSSFLPQHQNHPQQPVLVLSGGKEDLGALAMLENSVKRLRTPRTSPGVSLNKAQIDSALDFLTDWVFESSGSVSISSLEHPKFKAFLTQVGLPSISSRDFARFRLNSKYQMAKADVHLKITDTMFFQIASNGWKTHNQEHKTMIHMTLNLPNGTSLYRKTLFLSSSVPCSFAEEVLWDTVSEICGSTTEKCVGIVADKFKGKTLKNLEDQHPWLVNLPCQFQAFNDLVTDFITNLPLFKKVTQNCKRVAEFFNFESNIRKIFHRYQLQECGYTRLISMGTPETEEIEAMTLFQMVDDILESAPAMQLARLDEAYKTTSMEEHSIARDVSNLIGDSTFWNEVEAVHCLIKLMKNMAEEIETERPLVGQCLPLWEELREKVKDWCKKFKISEESMENIVSRRFMKNYHPAWAAAFVLDPLYLTRDNTGKYLPPFKRLTTEQEKDVDRLITRLVATEEAHIVLMELMKWRTEGLDEVYARAVQMKEKDPITGKLRTANPQSSRLVWETYLTEFKSLRKVAVRLIFLHASSCGFKSNANFERMMCSYGSCSRAVAEGVKKLVFISARSKLEKRNFCNDDDKNDDDIELFGAVNSDDDLPSEADRSSSL; translated from the coding sequence ATGGCGGATTCCGACGACGCCACCGCCCGAGCTGTCCACCGCCGCTACGAGGGCCTTCTAATGGTCCGTACCAAAGCCCTCAAAGGCAAAGGCGCCTGGTATTGGTCTCACCTTGAACCCCTTTTGCTTAAAAACTCTGATACCGGCTTTCCCAAAGCTGTCAAGCTTCGATGCTCCTTATGCGACGCCGTTTTCTCCGCTTCTAACCCTTCTCGCACTGCCTCCGAGCATCTCAAACGTGGGACCTGTCCTAATTTCAACTCCCTCTCCAAAACCCCTTTTATTCCCTCCCCTGTTTCTACTTCCCCTGTTTCTTGTAAGCGGCCTGCTGATGATACCtgcggcggtggcggcggcggtggggATTCGTTTTACGACATTTCCCCATTGACGGTGGTGGATCCGTCGGGGGTTTATGGTGGTTCGTTCTCGTCGTTTTTACCTCAACATCAGAATCATCCACAACAGCCTGTTTTGGTGTTGTCCGGTGGGAAAGAGGATTTGGGGGCTTTGGCTATGTTGGAGAACAGCGTTAAAAGGCTTAGAACACCAAGAACATCACCTGGGGTATCATTAAACAAGGCTCAGATTGATTCTGCGCTTGATTTTCTTACAGATTGGGTGTTTGAATCATCTGGGTCAGTCTCAATTTCTAGTTTAGAGCATCCAAAATTCAAGGCGTTCTTGACTCAAGTCGGGTTGCCTTCGATCTCATCCAGGGATTTTGCAAGATTTAGATTGAATTCTAAATACCAAATGGCTAAGGCTGATGTTCATTTGAAAATTACTGATACCATGTTCTTCCAAATCGCCTCAAATGGGTGGAAAACTCATAATCAAGAGCATAAGACCATGATTCATATGACTCTAAACCTCCCAAATGGGACTAGTTTGTATAGAAAAACTCTGTTTCTTAGCTCTTCTGTTCCTTGTAGCTTTGCAGAGGAAGTTCTTTGGGATACAGTTTCAGAAATTTGTGGAAGCACCACGGAGAAATGTGTCGGGATCGTGGCCGATAAGTTCAAGGGGAAGACATTGAAGAACTTGGAAGATCAGCATCCATGGCTGGTTAATCTTCCATGTCAATTTCAAGCTTTCAATGATTTGGTTACGGATTTCATTACAAATCTCCCTTTGTTCAAGAAAGTAACCCAAAACTGTAAAAGGGTAGCTGAGTTCTTCAACTTTGAGTCTAATATCAGAAAGATCTTCCATAGGTATCAATTACAAGAATGTGGCTATACTCGTTTGATATCAATGGGCACTCCTGAAACAGAGGAGATAGAAGCTATGACACTCTTTCAAATGGTCGACGACATACTCGAATCAGCTCCCGCAATGCAATTAGCCCGGCTCGACGAAGCTTACAAGACGACATCGATGGAGGAGCATTCAATAGCTCGGGACGTCTCGAACTTAATTGGGGATTCTACGTTTTGGAATGAAGTGGAAGCTGTTCATTGTTTGATCAAGTTAATGAAGAACATGGCTGAAGAGATTGAAACAGAGAGGCCATTAGTAGGGCAATGCCTTCCACTTTGGGAAGAATTAAGAGAGAAAGTGAAAGATTGGtgcaaaaagttcaaaatctcAGAAGAATCAATGGAGAATATAGTGTCAAGGAGGTTTATGAAGAACTACCACCCGGCATGGGCTGCGGCGTTCGTGCTCGATCCACTCTATCTTACACGGGACAACACGGGAAAGTACCTCCCGCCGTTCAAACGCTTGACGACAGAGCAAGAGAAGGACGTCGATCGCCTTATAACACGGCTCGTGGCGACGGAGGAAGCTCACATTGTACTAATGGAGCTGATGAAATGGAGAACAGAAGGGCTTGATGAAGTATATGCAAGAGCTGTTCAAATGAAGGAGAAGGATCCCATTACAGGGAAATTAAGAACAGCTAATCCACAGAGCAGTAGGCTTGTATGGGAAACATACTTAACTGAGTTCAAATCATTGAGAAAAGTTGCTGTTAGGCTCATTTTTCTTCATGCTAGTTCATGTGGGTTTAAAAGTAATGCcaattttgaaagaatgaTGTGTTCATATGGAAGCTGCTCAAGAGCTGTAGCTGAAGGTGTTAAGAAGTTGGTGTTTATTTCAGCTCGTTCAAAGCTCGAGAAGAGGAATTTTTGTAACGATGACGACAAGAACGACGATGATATCGAGTTGTTTGGAGCGGTAAATAGTGACGATGATCTGCCAAGTGAGGCTGATAGATCATCTTCgttgtaa
- the LOC111809922 gene encoding methylsterol monooxygenase 1-2 yields MLPFHSLSAAQLALGRNLTFFETLWFNYSHDKSDYFLFCHNILFLFLIFSFIPLPLIFLEILHASGIHKYKIQPKVRLPFSEIFRCYKDVMRMFFLVVGPLQLVSFPSIQMIGIRTGLPLPSGWEIVSQLVVYFMVEDYTNYWIHRFLHCKWGYENIHQVHHEYTAPIGFAAPYAHWAEVLILGIPSFLGPAMVPGHMITFWLWIALRQIEAIDTHSGYDFPWSLTKFIPFYGGADHHDYHHYVGGQSHSNFASVFTYCDYIYGTDKGYRYQKKILKKLKEEVKSSEGSYYSTAEDVKVD; encoded by the exons ATGTTGCCCTTCCACTCCCTCTCCGCCGCCCAGCTTGCGCTTGGCCGCAATCTCACCTTCTTCGAGACCCTCTGGTTCAACTACTCCCACGACAAGTCCGATTACTTCCTCTTTTGCCATAACATTCTCTTCCTGTTCTTGATTTTCTCCTTTATTCCTCTTCCCCTTATCTTCCTCGAGATCTTGCACGCCTCCGGGATTCACAAGTACAAAATTCAGCCCAAGGTCCGGTTGCCATTTTCCGAGATCTTCCGCTGCTACAAGGATGTTATGCGCATGTTCTTCCTTGTTGTTGGTCCTCTTCAGCTCGTCTCATTCCCTTCCATTCAG ATGATTGGAATCAGGACGGGTTTGCCATTGCCTTCTGGTTGGGAAATTGTTTCTCAATTGGTGGTGTATTTCATGGTGGAGGATTATACCAATTATTGGATTCATAGATTCCTCCATTGCAAATGGGGGTATGAGAATATCCATCAAGTTCATCATGAATACACTGCTCCTATTGGATTTGCAGCTCCTTACGCTCATTGGGCGGAGGTTTTGATCCTTGGAATCCCCTCTTTTCTTGGTCCTGCTATGGTTCCTGGTCATATGATCACCTTCTGGTTGTGGATTGCGCTAAGGCAGATTGAGGCCATTGACACGCATAGTGG GTATGATTTCCCCTGGAGTTTAACGAAATTCATACCATTTTACGGTGGTGCGGACCATCATGATTACCATCACTATGTTGGAGGACAAAGCCATAGCAACTTTGCTTCAGTATTTACCTACTGTGATTATATTTACGGAACTGACAAG GGGTATCGCTATCAAAAGAAGATCCTTAAGAAG TTGAAGGAAGAAGTGAAAAGCAGCGAAGGATCATACTACAGCACAGCCGAAGATGTTAAAGTGGACTAG